The Toxorhynchites rutilus septentrionalis strain SRP chromosome 3, ASM2978413v1, whole genome shotgun sequence genome includes a region encoding these proteins:
- the LOC129773843 gene encoding uncharacterized protein LOC129773843: protein MDTTTTKDVTRELMTMFSRYGIPSFLKADNAPQISSDCEEFNEICSTNSIKLLNTIQYWPQSNGEVERQNRSILKLLRISQELGKDWRNELRLYLLTYYSSKHPTTGKSPGELKVGRQIKSKLPTISSFLEDEGVRERDAVIKEKGKEYSDRRRQAKESNIKEGDVVLAKRMRKANKLDTEFTNEEFVA from the coding sequence ATggatacaacaacaacaaaagatGTTACACGAGAGTTGATGACCATGTTCAGTCGGTACGGAATTCCATCGTTCTTGAAAGCCGATAATGCACCACAGATTAGTTCCGATTGTGAGGAGTTTAATGAGATTTGTTCGACTAATAGTATCAAATTGCTGAACACAATACAGTACTGGCCTCAATCAAACGGAGAGGTTGAACGGCAAAATCGTTCCATTTTGAAGCTCCTCCGAATATCTCAGGAGCTTGGGAAAGATTGGAGAAATGAGCTACGGCTGTATCTACTAACCTATTATTCCTCGAAGCATCCAACCACAGGCAAATCACCAGGAGAGTTGAAAGTCGGTCGTCAGATAAAAAGCAAGCTACCAACGATTTCGAGTTTTCTTGAAGATGAAGGAGTACGTGAGAGAGATGCTGTCATCAAAGAAAAGGGGAAAGAGTACAGTGACAGAAGAAGACAAGCAAAGGAGAGTAATATAAAAGAGGGTGATGTCGTACTTGCTAAGCGGATGCGAAAAGCAAATAAACTAGACACTGAATTCACTAACGAAGAGTTTGTAGCTTAG